The proteins below come from a single Metarhizium brunneum chromosome 1, complete sequence genomic window:
- the CID7 gene encoding Polyadenylate-binding protein-interacting protein 7 — protein MVSDEHYDLCLPILQDTTLEDEDKTDKLEELLKKETSLTGSSLENVILDAMWRFREGGGSSASPPPIRSSILRRPSPASWRGSPTPLSGSPRLAVSPLAPPGFIPSTFQRAKSSTASPFSSPRASPRLALATPVIPHSPSLNAYEFASDASPATEILGDYQSENVEWLVNDDAASTSSSVGTPSLLNAAAPEFSSMSSQQIDMSPYDMLRSILGQTRTDEEIEAALASHGYDLSATIASIMESQSQDGGPPLNSLDEPKSVLIGKSISSDGRPVTPNSQSKGSVICKFYMSTGQCLRADCRFSHDLSNHLCKYWIMGNCLAGDLCVFSHDPSRFMNKLSLDDPSGTSKSQGNISLQDMASFPALQHGGESFNNFGGAGASLIASGLNPPQGPRSYHGAESPRLRSRPGSRHQVKDFTTAAPAIDDNEAFPSLGSAPAKQGKKHHGKRGGHGHHKENVIPNSLADIVKMSPSPTPGSPRLESRRLGNGNSGANRNGENSAAAQAIQSPKHIPWLETGDRVNKAYLKARQEAIKHGGLRNKFLQSAAQAWNRNDARAAKALSLRGQSENELMRKAHREAARELYEHRNKHMGTAAEIYVDLHGLHPEEAVEYLEKILMDNSKESRPVYAITGTGNHSKNGKDKVGRAIRSFLNEWRYAYREFSVPGDRNSMGGILGIDARSWDKSLAREAAAEAAEEKEEVDILSQGVEIGDGKVRLLVRDPPKGPSGRR, from the exons ATGGTTTCGGACGAACACTACGATTTGTGCCTGCCCATTCTGCAGGACACGACTTTAGAAGATGAGGACAAGACAGAcaagctggaggagcttcTGAAGAAGGAGACCAGCCTGACTGGCTCCTCGTTAGAAAATGTAATTCTCGATGCAATGTGGAGGTttcgagaaggaggaggctCGTCAGCTTCTCCCCCTCCGATACGATCGTCCATCCTGCGACGACCGTCTCCGGCCTCTTGGCGCGGGTCCCCGACGCCATTATCCGGCTCTCCAAGACTTGCCGTGAGCCCTCTCGCTCCGCCAGGCTTCATCCCTTCAACCTTCCAAAGGGCCAAGTCATCTACCGCCTCTCCCTTCTCTTCGCCGCGAGCATCCCCCCGGCTGGCCCTAGCCACACCAGTTATCCCTCACAGTCCAAGCCTGAACGCTTACGAATTCGCCAGCGATGCCAGCCCTGCGACCGAGATTCTCGGCGATTATCAATCTGAGAATGTGGAGTGGCTAGTCAACGACGACGCTGCcagcacatcatcatctgtcGGCACGCCCAGTCTTTTGAATGCCGCCGCCCCGGAGTTttcatccatgtcctcgcAACAGATTGACATGTCTCCCTACGACATGCTCCGATCAATCCTGGGCCAAACCAGAACAGATGAGGAGATCGAGGCTGCGCTGGCCTCACACGGCTACGATTTGAGTGCTACCATTGCGTCCATCATGgaaagccaaagccaagacgGAGGGCCCCCTCTGAATAGCCTGGATGAGCCTAAGAGCGTGTTGATCGGGAAGTCGATTTCGTCAGACGGACGACCAGTTACGCCCAATAGTCAATCCAAAGGCAGTGTCATTTGCAAGTTTTACATGTCCACCGGCCAGTGTTTACGAGCCGACTGTCGATTTAGCCACGATCTGAGCAACCATCTCTGCAA ATATTGGATCATGGGCAATTGTCTTGCCGGCGACCTTTGTGTATTTTCTCATGATCCATCAAGATTTATGAACAAGCTTTCTCTGGATGACCCAAGCGGCACGAGCAAGAGTCAGGGCAATATTTCGCTGCAGGATATGGCATCTTTTCCTGCATTGCAGCATGGAGGAGAAAGTTTCAACAATTTTGGCGGTGCGGGTGCCAGCCTCATAGCTTCTGGCTTGAATCCGCCCCAAGGGCCCAGAAGCTACCATGGCGCGGAGAGTCCCCGGTTGCGCTCCCGGCCCGGTAGCCGCCACCAGGTCAAGGATTTTACTACTGCTGCTCCCGCTATTGACGATAATGAGGCGTTCCCGTCCCTTGGCTCTGCTCCGGCGAAACAGGGCAAGAAACACCATGGCAAGcgtggtggccatggacacCACAAGGAAAATGTTATCCCAAACTCCCTGGCGGACATTGTCAAGATGTCACCTTCACCCACTCCCGGTTCGCCCAGACTTGAGTCTAGAAGATTAGGTAACGGTAACTCTGGTGCCAACAGGAATGGTGAGAATAGCGCAGCAGCCCAGGCTATCCAAAGCCCGAAACACATTCCTTGGCTGGAAACCGGTGATCGAGTGAACAAGGCGTACCTTAAGGCTCGCCAAGAGGCCATCAAGCACGGTGGCCTCCGCAATAAATTTTTGCAAAG TGCTGCTCAAGCCTGGAACCGAAACGATGCCAGAGCCGCCAAGGCTCTTAGTCTGCGAGGACAAAGTGAAAACGAATTGATGCGAAAAGCACATAGAGAGGCAGCACGAGAACTTTACGAGCATCGCAATAAGCATATGGGCACCGCAGCCGAGATTTATGTAGACCTTCACGGGCTTCACCCAGAGGAAGCAGTAGAATATTTGGAGAAGATTCTCATGGATAACAGCAAAGAATCGCGGCCTGTCTATGCTATCACTGGCACAGGAAATCACAGTAAAAACGGTAAAGACAAGGTCGGCAGGGCGATCCGCAGCTTTCTCAACGAATGGCGGTATGCATATCGCGAATTCTCTGTACCTGGTGATAGAAACAGCATGGGGGGCATTCTTGGCATTGACGCACGCAGCTGGGATAAGTCCCTGGcgagggaggcggcggcggaggcggcggaggagaaAGAAGAGGTTGATATCCTGAGTCAAGGCGTTGAGATTGGCGACGGCAAGGTTAGACTGTTGGTGAGGGACCCTCCAAAGGGCCCCAGTGGCCGACGGTAA
- the FBOXP gene encoding F-box protein, protein MPSAVLHHQANGIVRRSHEYESAESTSCDDNAVTHGDSIPTHPLGVKPLGNRYLSNGSNAKANSGTWGFLPDEMLMLILEQVDAKSLLSLGSTCKFLFAFCHADELWKALFLQPFACSNIDLSSFVKNIPKANQIRRMENLTYEQYAERWTEKPFILTKCIQDWPVCSKWTIDELLRAYASVEFRAEAVDWTMERYCNYMRDNKDESPLYLFDRKFAEKMGITVGHQDGTAYWKPDCFGPDLFEVLGDERPAHRWLIIGPERSGSTFHKDPNGTSAWNAVIQGSKYWVMFPPTAQVPGVYVSEDSSEVTSPLSIAEWLLTFHEEARRLPECVEGICSTGEILHVPSGWWHLVVNLESGIALTQNFVPQSPSLSLLSEVLLFMRDKADQVSGFERNVEKPFELFRERLGQQYPDILDKALELADRKSGKKRKWDTAIGKETEEDGSGGGFSFGFGGGDDDDEIP, encoded by the exons ATGCCGTCCGCCGTCTTGCACCACCAAGCCAACGGCATCGTCCGTCGATCACATGAATATGAATCTGCTGAGTCGACATCTTGCGACGACAACGCCGTCACGCACGGTGACTCCATTCCCACACATCCACTTGGAGTAAAGCCGTTAGGCAACCGCTACCTCTCCAACGGATCGAATGCAAAGGCAAACAGTGGCACATGGGGTTTCTTGCCCGATGAGATGCTCATGCTGATCCTGGAGCAGGTGGATGCAAAATCCTTACTGAGTCTCGGCTCGACCTGCAAGTTTTTGTTTGCCTTTTGCCACGCAGATGAGCTTTGGAAAGCCCTGTTTTTGCA GCCATTCGCTTGCAGCAACATTGACTTGTCAAGCTTTGTGAAAAACATCCCCAAAGCGAACCAGATTCGCCGGATGGAGAACCTGACATATGAACAATATGCAGAACGATGGACTGAGAAGCCCTTTATTCTCACCAAATGCATTCAGGACTGGCCAGTGTGCTCCAAGTGGACTATAGACGAGCTGCTCAGGGCATACGCCAGCGTTGAGTTTCGTGCGGAAGCAGTCGACTGGACCATGGAGAGATATTGCAACTATATGAGGGACAACAAGGATGAAAGTCCACTGTATCTCTTCGACCGCAAATTTGCAGAAAAAATGGGCATTACTGTCGGCCACCAAGATGGCACGGCTTACTGGAAGCCAGACTGTTTCGGCCCTGACCTGTTCGAAGTTCTCGGAGACGAACGCCCTGCGCACCGATGGCTGATCATTGGACCAGAGCGAAGTGGCTCAACCTTCCACAAAGACCCCAATGGCACGAGTGCTTGGAATGCAGTCATCCAAGGGTCCAAGTACTGGGTCATGTTCCCTCCGACAGCTCAGGTTCCCGGTGTGTACGTGTCGGAGGACAGCAGCGAGGTCACAAGTCCTCTCAGCATTGCTGAATGGCTCCTGACCTTTCACGAAGAAGCCAGGCGGCTGCCTGAATGCGTCGAGGGCATATGTAGCACGGGCGAGATTCTGCACGTTCCGAGTGGATGGTGGCATCTTGTTGTCAACCTTGAAAGCGGGATTGCCTTGACTCAGAACTTTGTTCCTCAGTCCCCCAGCCTTAGCCTCCTGTCCGAAGTATTGCTATTTATGCGAGACAAGGCTGACCAGGTTTCTGGGTTTGAACGCAACGTGGAAAAGCCGTTTGAGTTGTTCAGGGAAAGATTGGGACAGCAGTATCCAGATATTCTGGACAAGGCTCTCGAGCTAGCTGACAGGAAGAGCGGGAAGAAGCGCAAATGGGATACCGCCATTGGCAAGGAAACGGAAGAGGATGGATCTGGAGGAGGCTTCAGTTTTGGGTTCGGAGGtggggatgacgatgacgagatTCCGTAG
- the tif-1 gene encoding ATP-dependent RNA helicase — protein sequence MATDKGLEDVPEGQIESNYDETVDSFDDMSLKAELLRGVYAYGFERPSAIQQRAIMPVIKGHDVIAQAQSGTGKTATFSISVLQKIDPTVKQCQALILAPTRELAQQIQKVVVAIGDFMNVECHACIGGTSVREDMKALQDGPQVVVGTPGRVHDMIQRRFLKTDAMKMFVLDEADEMLSRGFTDQIYDIFQLLPQSTQVVLLSATMPQDVLEVTTRFMRDPVRILVKKDELTLEGIKQFYIAVEKEEWKLDTLSDLYETVTITQAVIFCNTRRKVDWLTEKLTARDFTVSAMHGDMDQAQRDLIMKEFRSGSSRVLIATDLLARGIDVQQVSLVINYDLPANRENYIHRIGRGGRFGRKGVAINFVTAEDVRMMREIEQFYSTQIEEMPMNVADLI from the exons ATGGCTACCGATAAGGGACTCGAGGACGTCCCCGAGG GACAGATCGAGTCCAACTACGATGAGACCGTCGACTCCTTCGATGACATGAGCCTCAAGGCTGAGCTTCTACGAGGTG TCTATGCCTACGGTTTCGAGCGACCTTCTGCTATCCAGCAGCGCGCCATTATGCCCGTCATCAAGGGCCACGATGTCATTGCCCAGGCCCAGTCTGGTACTGGCAAGACGGCTACTTTCTCTATTTCCGTTCTCCAGAAGATTGACCCCACGGTCAAGCAGTGCCAGGCTCTGATCCTGGCCCCCACCCGTGAGCTGGCTCAGCAGATTCAGaaggtcgtcgtcgctatTGGCGACTTCATGAACGTTGAGTGTCACGCTTGCATTGGTGGTACCAGCGTCCGCGAGGACATGAAGGCCCTCCAGGATGGCCCtcaggtcgtcgtcggtaCCCCCGGCCGTGTCCACGACATGATCCAGCGCCGCTTCCTCAAGACCGACGCCATGAAGATgttcgtccttgacgaggctgACGAAATGTTGTCTCGTGGTTTCACCGACCAGATTTACGACATCTTCCAGCTGCTGCCCCAATCTACCCAGGTTGTCCTCCTGTCTGCCACCATGCCCCAGGACGTGCTCGAGGTCACCACCCGCTTCATGCGCGACCCTGTCCGTATTCTGGTCAAGAAGGACGAGCTTACCCTGGAAGGTATCAAGCAGTTCTACATTGCCGTGGAGAAGGAGGAGTGGAAACTTGACACCCTCTCCGACCTGTACGAGACTGTCACCATTACCCAGGCCGTCATCTTCTGCAACACCCGCAGAAAGGTCGACTGGCTCACCGAGAAGCTCACTGCCCGTGACTTTACCGTCTCTGCCATGCACGGTGACATGGACCAGGCACAGCGTGACCTGATTATGAAGGAGTTCCGATCCGGTTCTTCCCGTGTCTTGATCGCCACTGACTTGCTGGCCCGTGGTATCGATGTCCAGCAGGTCTCCTTGGTCATCAACTACGATCTCCCTGCCAACCGTGAGAACTACATCCACCGTATCGGTCGTGGTGGTCGATTCGGCCGAAAGGGTGTCGCCATCAACTTTGTCACTGCTGAGGATGTCCGCATGATGCGTGAGATTGAGCAGTTCTACAGCACCCAGATTGAGGAAATGCCCATGAACGTTGCTGACCTCATTTAA
- the GCD11 gene encoding Eukaryotic translation initiation factor 2 subunit gamma encodes MSNGDPKYDDIDSESDSGDSIDQHNEVGDGLDEKPRKSALKKSAVALAPEPVVQRPPLPPQTDPKDLDVSSLTPLTPEIIARQATINIGTIGHVAHGKSTVVKAISGVQTVRFKNELIRNITIKLGYANAKIYKCDNSECPRPGCYRSYKSEKEVDPPCERDGCGGTYRLLRHVSFVDCPGHDILMSTMLSGAAVMDAALLLIAGNESCPQPQTSEHLAAIEIMKLDKIIILQNKVDLMREEAAQQQYESILKFIRGTVAGKSPVIPISAQLKFNIDAVNEAIVNTIPVPPRDFTMDPHMIVIRSFDVNKPGAEIDDLKGGVAGGSILHGVVKLGDEIEIRPGIVSRDDGGALKCTPIFSRVVSLNSEANDLKYAVPGGLIGVGTRIDPTLCRADRLVGFVLGLKGRLPEIYSEIEVNFYLLRRLLGVRTADGKQAKVAKLAQNEFIMVNIGSTSTGAKVAAIKNDAAKLVLVSPACTNIGEKVALSRRIEKHWRLIGWATITAGVTLEPSTS; translated from the exons ATGTCGAACGGGGACCCCAAGTACGACGACATTGACTCCGAGTCTGACTCTGGCGACTCCATCGACCAGCACAAcgaggttggcgatggcttGGATGAGAAGCCTCGCAAGTCTGCACTCAAGAAGtccgccgtcgccctcgctcCTGAGCCTGTTGTACAGAGACccccgctgccgccgcaaacCGATCCCAAAGATCTTGATGTATCCAGCCTCACGCCTCTGACTCCCGAAATTATTGCACGCCAAGCTACCATCAACATCGGTACCATCGGTCACGTCGCCCACGGAAAGTCTACCGTGGTCAAGGCCATCTCTGGCGTCCAGACTGTCCGCTTCAAGAACGAACTGATCAGAAATATTACCATCAAGCTGGGCtacgccaacgccaagattTACAAGTGTGACAACTCCGAGTGCCCTCGGCCAGGATGCTATCGAAGCTACAAGAGCGAGAAGGAGGTCGATCCTCCTTGCGAACGCGACGGATGTGGTGGTACCTACAGATTATTGAGACACGTCTC ATTCGTTGACTGCCCTGGCCACGATATTCTCATGAGCACAATGTTGTCAGGCGCTGCCGTCATGGACGCTGCCCTTCTTTTGATTGCTGGCAACGAATCTTGCCCTCAGCCACAAACCTCGGAGCATTTGGCGGCCATTGAGATTATGAAACTCGACAAAATCATTATCCTGCAAAACAAGGTCGATCTGAtgagagaagaagccgcccaGCAGCAATATGAATCTATCCTCAAATTTATCCGAGGAACCGTGGCTGGCAAGTCACCCGTCATCCCCATCTCTGCCCAGCTCAAGTTCAACATCGATGCTGTCAACGAGGCCATCGTCAACACTATCCCCGTCCCTCCCAGAGACTTCACCATGGATCCCCACATGATTGTCATTCGATCATTTGATGTCAACAAGCCTGGTGCTGAGATTGACGACCTCAAGGGTGGTGTCGCCGGTGGGTCCATCCTGCACGGCGTCGTCAAGCTGGGTGACGAGATTGAAATTCGACCGGGTATCGTCTCCCGTGACGATGGTGGTGCCCTCAAGTGCACGCCCATCTTCTCTCGTGTCGTCTCGCTCAACTCCGAGGCCAACGACCTCAAGTACGCCGTTCCCGGCGGTCTTATTGGTGTCGGTACCCGCATCGACCCTACCCTCTGCCGAGCTGATCGTCTCGTCGGTTTCGTCCTCGGTCTCAAGGGCAGACTCCCCGAGATCTACAGTGAAATCGAGGTCAACTTCTACCTGCTCCGTCGTCTGCTCGGTGTTCGGaccgccgacggcaagcagGCCAAGGTCGCCAAACTCGCTCAAAACGAGTTCATCATGGTCAACATCGGCTCCACCTCCACCGGTGCCAAGGTCGCTGCCATCAAGAacgatgctgccaagctTGTCCTCGTAAGCCCTGCTTGCACCAACATTGGCGAAAAGGTGGCACTCAGTCGGCGTATTGAAAAGCACTGGCGTCTGATTGGATGGGCTACCATTACTGC TGGTGTCACTCTGGAGCCTAGCACCTCCTAA